One genomic region from Spirosoma sp. KCTC 42546 encodes:
- a CDS encoding ABC transporter ATP-binding protein — protein MNIIETRNIAKRYVMGTEVVDALKSITISIKKGEYVAFMGPSGSGKSTLMNIVGCLDSPTSGQYILNNQDVSSMGENELAEVRNKEIGFVFQTFNLLPRQTSLENVALPLIYAGYSKADRTEKAMLALKNVGLENRAGHRPNELSGGQRQRVAVARALVNDPSILLADEPTGNLDTKTSYEIMDLFDQIHSKGNTVIMVTHEEDIAEYAHRIVRLRDGLVETDRLNANIRKAQALMQSLE, from the coding sequence ATGAATATTATAGAAACGCGCAATATTGCCAAACGCTACGTAATGGGTACCGAAGTAGTTGATGCCCTTAAGTCAATTACGATCAGCATTAAAAAAGGAGAATACGTTGCATTTATGGGACCATCGGGGTCGGGTAAATCAACGCTGATGAATATTGTTGGTTGCCTGGATTCGCCTACGTCGGGCCAGTATATTCTGAATAATCAGGATGTGAGTAGTATGGGCGAAAACGAACTGGCCGAAGTTCGGAATAAAGAAATAGGCTTCGTCTTCCAGACCTTTAACCTGTTGCCCCGACAAACATCGCTCGAAAACGTAGCCTTGCCACTCATTTATGCGGGCTACAGCAAAGCGGATCGTACCGAGAAAGCGATGCTGGCACTCAAAAACGTTGGTCTGGAGAATCGGGCTGGTCACCGGCCGAATGAGCTTTCCGGTGGGCAACGTCAGCGTGTGGCTGTGGCCCGTGCGTTGGTTAATGACCCCAGCATTCTGCTCGCCGATGAGCCAACGGGTAACCTCGATACGAAAACGTCTTATGAAATCATGGATCTCTTCGACCAGATACACAGTAAAGGCAATACTGTAATTATGGTAACTCACGAAGAGGATATCGCTGAATATGCCCACCGTATTGTTCGGCTTCGTGATGGCCTGGTTGAAACGGATCGCTTGAACGCAAACATCCGAAAGGCGCAGGCGCTGATGCAATCGTTAGAGTAA
- a CDS encoding heme-binding domain-containing protein: MFRKILLALLVVLVVIQFIRPEKNQSTGVSANDITTKYAVPADVHAVLKRSCFDCHSNNTVYPWYDNIQPVAWFLNHHVDEGKGELNFSEFATYTPKRARHKLEEIGETISEGEMPLDSYLWIHHDAKLKPEEAKLVTDWAKGLQAQIQVPPGEDKEGEHHHEEH, translated from the coding sequence ATGTTCCGTAAAATTCTTCTCGCTCTACTGGTTGTTCTGGTCGTGATTCAATTTATACGGCCTGAAAAGAACCAGTCAACAGGCGTATCGGCAAACGACATCACGACGAAATATGCTGTTCCTGCCGATGTGCATGCCGTTCTCAAACGGTCCTGTTTCGATTGCCATTCCAACAATACCGTTTATCCGTGGTACGATAACATCCAGCCGGTCGCTTGGTTTCTCAATCACCATGTTGACGAAGGTAAGGGTGAGCTCAACTTTTCGGAGTTTGCAACCTATACACCTAAGCGGGCTCGTCATAAGCTGGAAGAAATAGGCGAGACGATCTCAGAAGGCGAAATGCCTTTAGACTCATACCTCTGGATTCACCATGATGCCAAACTCAAGCCTGAAGAAGCAAAACTTGTAACTGATTGGGCTAAAGGATTACAGGCGCAGATTCAGGTGCCGCCCGGAGAAGACAAAGAAGGCGAGCATCATCATGAAGAGCATTAA
- a CDS encoding VCBS repeat-containing protein yields MKPTSRNGVWLLPVAFLFVLSACREKPLFERLDSSETGITFANTITDSDTLNILNYQYIYNGGGVGVGDFNGDKKPDVFFAGNQVSNKLYINETESATSKLHFKDVTESAGVGGGGRWCSGVSIVDINADGKLDVYISTTLQKKATQRTNLLYVNQGNDADGAPKFREMAADYGIADTTFSTHSAFFDYDNDGDLDLYVLVDQIADPKNPNNLRARVDDGTSPNTDRLYRNDFDPKRGHAFFTDVTKQAGTVAEGFGLGINICDINRDGWKDIYVTNDFASSDVLYVNNHDGTFTNRAHESFKHTSSSAMGNDVADINGDGLADIIAVDMLPEDNLRKKSLMGPSSYFAYQEWDRLGYEHQYARNTLQLNQGVRPTDTSHAGMPIFSEISMLAGVAETEWSWSPLLADFDHDGYRDLMITNGFPRDVTDRDFTNYYSSVNTYLTDALRKELTAKIPQVKVSDYAYRNRGNAGGPAFENVTDLWGLSEPNFANGAAYADFDGDGDLDYIVNNIDDEAFVYRNTLTDKKSEQSHYLRIQFQGDGANIMGLGALVEYELPDGRKEFYEHTPYRGFLSSVEPIAHFGLGKVTSIKSLKVTWPGGRIQIIPNVKADQTIIVKAVDAKPGEANEAIPTYKTLLKDVTADLGITYRHEETDIIDFNLQKTLLHKLTEYGPALATGDVNGDGLVDMVVGGSSKYSTEALLQQPNGHFVLKPLPTKLSEDAGLLLFDADADGDLDLYAVSGSTEFPADQLEQALRHRLYVNDGKGNFTLDPNALPPFRVNGSCVKAADFDKDGDLDLFVGGRVEPYKYPMGVPSFLLRNDSQKGKPRFTDVTAQLAPTLAKSGLTCDALWTDYDNDGYVDLLLASEWAPLTMLRNEKGHFQPLGNSGLTDKLGFWNSLTPGDFDNDGDVDYLAGNMGQNTLLRATTEHPVRIYAGDFDNNGFYDAFPTVYFKNAKGQYEEYPYFGWDDMVKQMIGIKKRYIKYGPFGEATISQILTEDERNQALKLTATYTMSSYIENKGNGKFEVRPLPIMAQTAPVFGMLAQDVDGDGNLDAILVGNEHGSDMVAGRMDAFNGLVLKGDGKGGFSALTIDQTGFYVPGNAKALASLPNAQGRCRLAVTENRGPLRVFSVEQPQTFTPVDARTTVVSIRLKNGRTRREEIPFGTSFYGQSARGVWLLPGEVIVKK; encoded by the coding sequence ATGAAACCAACCTCTCGAAATGGCGTCTGGCTCTTACCCGTCGCATTTCTATTTGTACTTTCAGCCTGTCGCGAGAAACCCCTTTTCGAGCGACTCGATTCTTCTGAAACAGGCATCACGTTCGCTAATACCATAACTGATAGCGATACGCTAAATATTCTCAATTACCAATATATCTATAATGGTGGGGGCGTTGGGGTTGGTGATTTTAATGGGGACAAAAAACCGGACGTATTCTTTGCCGGAAATCAGGTTTCGAACAAACTCTATATCAACGAAACTGAATCGGCCACGAGCAAACTGCATTTTAAAGACGTTACGGAATCTGCCGGTGTAGGGGGCGGGGGACGCTGGTGTTCTGGCGTATCAATAGTTGACATCAATGCTGATGGCAAGCTGGATGTGTATATATCAACCACACTCCAGAAAAAGGCGACCCAACGAACCAACTTATTATATGTCAATCAGGGAAATGATGCCGATGGCGCTCCCAAATTCCGCGAAATGGCCGCCGATTATGGCATTGCCGATACTACATTTTCGACTCACTCCGCCTTTTTTGATTACGACAACGATGGCGACCTGGACCTGTACGTATTGGTTGATCAGATTGCCGATCCAAAAAATCCGAATAACCTGCGTGCTCGAGTAGATGACGGTACATCACCTAACACGGACCGGCTCTATCGCAACGACTTTGATCCAAAACGTGGTCACGCCTTCTTTACCGACGTAACCAAGCAGGCAGGCACAGTGGCAGAGGGATTTGGGCTAGGCATAAACATCTGCGATATCAACCGCGATGGTTGGAAAGATATTTACGTGACCAATGACTTCGCCAGTAGTGATGTGCTATACGTCAATAACCACGATGGTACGTTCACAAACCGCGCTCACGAGTCGTTTAAGCATACCAGTTCATCAGCCATGGGAAATGACGTGGCCGATATTAACGGCGATGGCCTGGCCGACATAATTGCGGTAGATATGCTTCCTGAGGATAATCTTCGTAAAAAGAGCCTCATGGGCCCCAGCAGTTATTTTGCCTATCAGGAATGGGACCGCCTGGGGTATGAGCATCAGTATGCCCGTAATACATTGCAACTCAATCAAGGAGTCCGGCCCACAGATACATCGCATGCTGGCATGCCCATTTTCAGTGAAATCAGCATGCTGGCGGGTGTAGCCGAAACCGAATGGAGCTGGTCGCCCTTGTTAGCCGATTTTGACCACGATGGGTATCGGGATTTGATGATTACTAACGGCTTCCCGCGCGATGTAACAGATCGGGATTTTACGAACTACTACAGTTCCGTGAATACCTATCTGACAGACGCACTCCGTAAAGAATTAACCGCAAAAATTCCCCAGGTAAAGGTTAGTGACTATGCCTATCGGAATCGGGGCAATGCGGGCGGCCCGGCCTTCGAGAATGTAACAGACCTCTGGGGCCTAAGCGAACCAAATTTTGCGAATGGTGCCGCCTACGCGGATTTCGATGGCGATGGTGATCTGGATTATATTGTCAATAATATCGACGATGAGGCTTTTGTCTATCGAAATACGCTGACGGATAAAAAATCCGAACAGTCGCATTATCTGCGTATCCAGTTTCAGGGCGACGGAGCTAATATTATGGGGCTTGGTGCCCTTGTGGAATATGAGCTGCCCGATGGCCGAAAAGAGTTTTATGAACATACGCCTTACCGGGGCTTTTTATCGAGCGTTGAGCCCATTGCTCATTTTGGTTTAGGGAAAGTTACCAGTATCAAAAGCCTGAAAGTAACCTGGCCCGGTGGTCGGATTCAGATTATCCCGAACGTTAAGGCCGATCAGACAATCATCGTCAAAGCAGTTGACGCCAAACCCGGTGAAGCAAACGAAGCCATTCCAACGTACAAAACGTTGCTGAAGGATGTAACGGCTGATTTGGGCATCACCTATCGACACGAAGAAACAGACATTATTGATTTTAACCTGCAAAAAACCTTATTGCACAAACTAACGGAATACGGCCCAGCCCTGGCTACCGGCGATGTAAACGGTGATGGCCTGGTGGATATGGTTGTTGGTGGGAGTTCCAAATATTCAACAGAAGCGCTGTTGCAGCAACCCAACGGGCATTTTGTACTCAAACCATTGCCCACTAAACTGTCTGAAGATGCCGGACTCCTGCTATTCGATGCCGATGCGGATGGAGATTTAGATTTATATGCCGTCAGTGGAAGCACCGAATTCCCAGCCGATCAATTAGAGCAGGCATTACGCCATCGACTTTACGTGAATGATGGGAAAGGCAATTTTACGCTGGACCCAAATGCATTGCCTCCGTTCCGGGTCAATGGTTCCTGTGTAAAAGCCGCCGACTTCGATAAGGACGGTGACCTCGATTTATTTGTTGGCGGGCGTGTTGAGCCCTATAAATATCCAATGGGCGTACCCAGCTTTCTGCTTCGAAATGATAGCCAGAAAGGGAAGCCACGTTTTACAGATGTAACGGCTCAACTGGCCCCAACGCTCGCCAAAAGCGGCCTAACCTGCGACGCGCTCTGGACGGATTATGATAACGACGGTTATGTTGATTTACTACTAGCCAGCGAATGGGCGCCCTTAACGATGCTTCGGAATGAAAAGGGCCATTTCCAGCCACTCGGCAATAGCGGGTTGACCGATAAACTAGGGTTCTGGAACTCGTTGACACCCGGTGATTTCGATAATGACGGCGATGTGGATTATCTGGCGGGAAATATGGGACAGAACACCCTGCTCCGGGCCACTACTGAACACCCTGTACGGATTTATGCAGGCGACTTCGATAATAACGGATTCTACGACGCTTTCCCGACGGTCTATTTCAAAAATGCCAAAGGCCAGTACGAAGAATACCCCTACTTCGGTTGGGACGATATGGTGAAGCAAATGATCGGCATTAAGAAACGATATATTAAGTACGGCCCATTCGGTGAAGCAACCATAAGCCAGATTTTAACCGAAGACGAGCGAAACCAGGCATTGAAACTTACGGCCACGTATACAATGAGTAGCTATATCGAAAATAAAGGGAATGGCAAGTTTGAGGTTCGCCCATTGCCGATCATGGCACAAACAGCCCCCGTATTCGGTATGCTTGCTCAGGACGTAGATGGGGATGGCAATCTGGATGCCATTCTGGTTGGCAATGAGCACGGAAGCGATATGGTTGCCGGGCGTATGGATGCCTTCAATGGCCTGGTGCTAAAAGGCGACGGGAAAGGTGGCTTTTCAGCACTCACGATTGACCAAACTGGCTTCTATGTACCGGGTAATGCCAAAGCATTGGCTAGTTTACCGAATGCTCAAGGGCGTTGCCGATTAGCCGTCACCGAAAACCGGGGACCACTCCGTGTATTTTCGGTGGAACAACCACAAACATTTACACCTGTAGATGCCCGCACAACCGTCGTTAGTATTCGGTTGAAAAATGGGCGTACCCGCCGGGAAGAGATTCCCTTCGGCACGTCGTTTTATGGGCAGTCTGCTCGTGGTGTGTGGTTGCTGCCGGGAGAAGTAATCGTAAAAAAATAA
- a CDS encoding oligosaccharide flippase family protein: protein MGTFKKLAGDTALYGISTILGRLLNYALVPIQTYAFAKPAAMASNVELYGWIGVLLVVYTLGLETAFFRFIARSKNQPVEEKNRIFNQSLSIVICISVSSSIVLFSLATPITNWLNYPGQERFIQWSALLVAIDAIVAIPFARLRVENRAREFVGAKITNIVIVVALNVFFLIFAKDIYEGKYLTSLQPLADLIYSPKIGPGYTFLANLIGNALYFIIIRKAFSGFQFQLNGSQSRALIVYAFPIMLTNLASVLNLLTDRLFLRHLLPPGFYPGLSSEAVLGIYGNCLKLSVFMALAIQSFKFAADPFFFSQAEDKNAPTLLANVTKWFIIVCVLIWVGVSLNLDLLGQLFLRSKAYRVGLDVVPLLLLGNLLLGVYYNISFWFKLSDKTSYGTLITVIGTGVTIGLNLLLIPIIGYMGCAVAFSISSLVMMVLCYWLGEKYYPVPYHVLSAIGYLLGAGLLIYASWQFPIPNLWVAVPVHMALFGLFLGIVIFVERDTFQPALVRFRNRKNKPAGVNP, encoded by the coding sequence ATGGGTACATTTAAAAAATTAGCGGGCGACACGGCGCTCTACGGCATTAGTACAATTCTGGGTCGGTTACTCAACTACGCGCTGGTACCTATTCAAACCTATGCATTTGCTAAACCAGCTGCCATGGCCTCAAACGTTGAGCTTTATGGTTGGATTGGTGTCTTGCTCGTTGTGTACACTCTGGGGTTGGAAACCGCGTTTTTCCGATTTATTGCTCGTTCCAAAAACCAACCTGTCGAAGAAAAGAACCGCATTTTCAACCAATCACTAAGTATTGTTATCTGCATCAGTGTATCGTCCTCTATCGTCCTGTTCAGTCTGGCAACACCAATAACCAATTGGCTCAACTACCCTGGTCAGGAGCGATTTATCCAGTGGTCGGCGTTATTAGTTGCCATTGATGCCATCGTGGCGATTCCATTTGCCCGGTTGCGGGTTGAGAACCGAGCCCGTGAGTTTGTTGGGGCAAAAATCACGAACATTGTTATTGTGGTTGCGTTAAATGTCTTCTTTCTGATTTTTGCCAAAGACATTTACGAAGGCAAATACCTCACATCATTACAGCCCCTGGCTGATTTGATTTACAGCCCGAAAATAGGGCCGGGCTACACCTTTTTAGCCAACCTAATCGGCAATGCCCTTTACTTTATTATCATCCGGAAAGCATTTTCAGGCTTCCAATTCCAACTTAATGGATCACAGAGCCGAGCTTTGATCGTTTACGCGTTCCCAATTATGCTTACCAATCTGGCAAGCGTACTTAATTTACTCACCGACCGACTGTTTCTTCGTCATTTGCTGCCACCGGGTTTTTATCCAGGTCTATCGTCCGAAGCGGTATTGGGCATTTACGGTAACTGCCTCAAATTGTCCGTTTTTATGGCGTTAGCGATTCAATCGTTCAAGTTTGCCGCCGATCCTTTCTTTTTCTCGCAGGCCGAAGACAAAAACGCACCAACCTTACTGGCCAATGTTACAAAATGGTTTATTATCGTTTGCGTGCTGATCTGGGTTGGCGTGAGCCTGAACCTTGATCTGCTTGGCCAACTATTTTTACGGTCGAAGGCGTACCGTGTTGGGTTAGATGTAGTTCCATTACTCTTGTTGGGTAACCTGTTGCTGGGCGTTTATTATAATATTTCCTTCTGGTTCAAATTGAGCGACAAAACGAGCTATGGCACCCTTATTACCGTTATTGGAACAGGCGTAACCATTGGCCTCAATCTGCTTCTCATCCCAATTATTGGCTATATGGGCTGTGCAGTGGCCTTTTCAATATCCAGCCTGGTTATGATGGTACTATGTTATTGGTTGGGCGAGAAGTATTATCCCGTTCCTTATCATGTTCTTTCGGCAATTGGCTACCTGCTTGGCGCGGGTCTACTGATTTATGCATCCTGGCAATTTCCGATCCCCAACCTTTGGGTCGCGGTGCCTGTACACATGGCTTTATTCGGTCTCTTTTTGGGTATAGTGATTTTCGTTGAACGAGATACCTTTCAGCCAGCACTAGTTCGCTTCCGAAACCGTAAAAATAAACCTGCGGGGGTCAATCCGTAG
- the purH gene encoding bifunctional phosphoribosylaminoimidazolecarboxamide formyltransferase/IMP cyclohydrolase has product MSLKISSALISVFYKDGLEPLVRLLNEQNVKIYSTGGTQAFIEQLGIPVTAVEDITGYPSIFGGRVKTLHPGVMGGILYRRDVPEDLAQAERHQIPPIDLVVVDLYPFEETVASGALDEDVIEKIDIGGISLIRAAAKNYNDVLIVSSRSQYAEVVALLSEKNGATDIKDRREYAGKAFAVTSHYDSAIQSYFAGTTQRAGTTGPIYDFKTLPPNHLRYGENPHQQATFYGDLEAMFDKLHGKELSYNNLVDVDACVSLIDEFSHDEAKAFAIIKHTNACGIATAPTSKGAYLSALACDPVSAFGGVVITNVPVDLETAEELNKLFMEILIAPDYAPEALSLLKSKKNRILLKRNAVALPTVMFKTILNGVLEQDKDNQTETTDQFKVVTQKAPTDSENRALEFALKVCKHTKSNTIVLAKEGQLLASGVGQTSRVDALKQAIEKAHSFGFDLNGSVMASDAFFPFPDCVEIAGQAGITAVVQPGGSIRDQDSIDYCNQNGLAMVTTGVRHFKH; this is encoded by the coding sequence ATGTCTCTCAAAATCTCCTCTGCGCTGATTTCCGTTTTTTATAAAGACGGTCTCGAGCCTCTGGTTCGTTTGTTAAACGAACAGAACGTCAAAATTTATTCGACGGGCGGCACCCAGGCATTTATTGAACAACTCGGTATCCCGGTTACGGCCGTTGAAGATATCACCGGCTATCCGTCTATTTTTGGTGGGCGTGTTAAAACGTTGCACCCAGGTGTAATGGGCGGTATCCTGTATCGTCGTGACGTACCCGAAGACCTTGCACAGGCTGAGCGTCACCAGATTCCACCGATCGATCTAGTCGTTGTCGATTTATATCCTTTTGAGGAAACGGTGGCATCAGGTGCTTTGGATGAGGACGTTATTGAGAAAATTGACATTGGCGGTATTTCGCTCATTCGGGCTGCTGCCAAGAATTACAACGATGTGCTGATTGTATCATCGCGCAGTCAATATGCTGAAGTTGTAGCGTTGTTGAGCGAGAAAAATGGCGCTACTGACATTAAGGATCGCCGGGAATATGCGGGTAAAGCGTTCGCGGTTACGTCGCACTATGATTCGGCCATTCAGTCTTATTTTGCCGGAACTACACAACGTGCGGGCACAACCGGGCCCATTTATGATTTCAAAACCCTCCCACCCAATCACCTGCGCTATGGCGAAAATCCGCATCAGCAGGCAACGTTTTACGGTGACCTGGAGGCTATGTTCGATAAGCTCCATGGTAAGGAGTTGTCTTATAATAACCTCGTGGATGTTGATGCCTGCGTGAGTTTGATTGATGAATTTTCTCATGATGAAGCCAAGGCGTTTGCCATCATAAAACATACCAATGCCTGCGGGATTGCTACCGCTCCAACAAGTAAAGGGGCATATCTAAGTGCACTCGCCTGCGATCCGGTATCGGCTTTTGGCGGTGTGGTAATCACCAACGTGCCGGTTGATCTGGAAACCGCCGAAGAACTGAATAAGCTCTTCATGGAAATTCTGATTGCGCCCGATTATGCACCCGAAGCACTGAGCCTGCTCAAGTCGAAAAAGAACCGAATATTGCTCAAACGCAACGCTGTGGCACTACCCACGGTCATGTTCAAAACGATTTTGAACGGAGTATTAGAGCAGGATAAGGACAACCAGACCGAAACAACCGACCAATTCAAGGTTGTTACGCAGAAAGCTCCAACCGATAGTGAAAACCGAGCTCTGGAATTTGCTTTGAAAGTGTGTAAGCACACGAAGTCAAACACAATCGTTCTGGCGAAAGAAGGTCAGCTTTTAGCTAGTGGTGTTGGGCAAACGTCACGCGTGGATGCGTTGAAGCAAGCGATTGAAAAAGCACACTCGTTTGGATTCGATCTGAATGGGTCGGTTATGGCTTCAGATGCATTTTTCCCGTTCCCGGACTGTGTTGAAATTGCGGGTCAGGCGGGAATTACGGCGGTTGTACAACCCGGCGGCTCTATTCGCGATCAGGATTCGATTGATTATTGCAATCAGAACGGTCTGGCCATGGTCACGACTGGGGTAAGGCATTTTAAACACTGA
- a CDS encoding 1-acyl-sn-glycerol-3-phosphate acyltransferase — protein MRLLYTIWCAICLIVLYIVLFPFQFVFLQRDSWKPIAHKINSIWGMLFFVGIGIPVRIDRRFRPDPDRTYVFCANHFSYLDIAVMGVVVKNYYAFVGKSDVKHIPLLGYMFAKLHVQVDRSQPNSRAYSLAKSIRTLASGRSIMIFPEGGIKAPEPPQMVPFKDGAFTMAIQQQVPIVPVSLLNNYQILPDKSPVRFHWHPLRAVIHPPIETKGMTSDDIERLKEETYKIINAELMSGKKVVA, from the coding sequence ATGCGACTCCTTTACACAATCTGGTGCGCTATTTGTTTGATAGTGCTGTACATCGTGCTGTTCCCGTTCCAGTTTGTGTTTTTGCAACGCGACTCATGGAAACCCATCGCCCATAAAATCAACTCAATCTGGGGGATGTTGTTTTTTGTCGGAATAGGGATTCCGGTTCGGATTGATCGCCGGTTTCGACCCGATCCTGACCGAACCTATGTATTCTGCGCGAACCATTTTTCGTATCTGGACATAGCCGTAATGGGCGTGGTTGTGAAAAACTACTACGCGTTCGTTGGTAAAAGCGACGTGAAGCATATTCCCCTGTTGGGCTATATGTTCGCTAAGTTGCACGTTCAGGTGGACCGAAGCCAGCCGAACAGTCGGGCTTATTCATTAGCTAAATCGATTCGGACGTTGGCATCGGGACGGAGCATTATGATTTTTCCGGAAGGAGGCATCAAAGCTCCCGAACCACCCCAGATGGTACCTTTTAAAGACGGTGCGTTTACGATGGCCATTCAGCAACAAGTACCGATTGTGCCGGTTTCGCTGCTGAATAATTATCAGATTCTACCTGATAAAAGTCCGGTTCGGTTTCATTGGCATCCGCTTCGGGCCGTTATTCATCCCCCTATCGAAACAAAAGGGATGACATCAGACGACATAGAACGCTTAAAAGAAGAAACGTATAAAATTATAAACGCTGAATTAATGAGCGGAAAGAAAGTAGTGGCTTAA
- the gatC gene encoding Asp-tRNA(Asn)/Glu-tRNA(Gln) amidotransferase subunit GatC: MKVDHETLQKIAHLARLDVKPEEEADLLNSLNGVLTWMEQLNEIDTTGVEPLTHISMETNVLRDDVVGNQLSRERALSNAPQHDEQFFEVPKVLE; this comes from the coding sequence ATGAAAGTAGATCACGAAACATTGCAGAAAATTGCCCATCTGGCCCGGCTGGACGTAAAACCAGAAGAGGAAGCCGATCTGCTCAACAGTCTGAATGGCGTATTGACCTGGATGGAGCAACTCAACGAAATTGACACCACGGGCGTTGAACCGTTAACGCATATTTCAATGGAAACTAATGTGTTGCGTGACGATGTGGTAGGTAATCAATTGTCTCGCGAACGGGCGCTTTCCAATGCTCCTCAGCACGACGAGCAGTTTTTTGAAGTCCCTAAGGTGTTGGAATAG
- a CDS encoding multidrug efflux SMR transporter — protein MIKQNILSWLYLFGAAACEMAWTYSLKYMRWDDLKALRWTTFYRLDGGMPALLPWIAYVVFGIVNTVMLAAAMRTISTTTAFAVWMAVSLVFIKAADVIWLKISWSWGELFFILLITVGIIGLRMVGPADVNP, from the coding sequence GTGATAAAGCAAAATATCCTATCGTGGCTGTATCTATTTGGTGCAGCAGCCTGCGAAATGGCCTGGACGTATTCGCTCAAATATATGCGATGGGATGATTTGAAAGCCCTTCGCTGGACCACATTTTACCGACTCGATGGGGGAATGCCTGCCTTGCTACCCTGGATAGCCTATGTTGTTTTCGGTATAGTTAATACAGTAATGCTGGCAGCTGCCATGCGCACCATATCCACAACAACCGCTTTTGCGGTCTGGATGGCCGTCTCACTGGTATTTATCAAAGCGGCCGATGTGATCTGGCTGAAGATCAGCTGGTCGTGGGGTGAATTATTTTTTATTCTCCTGATTACCGTAGGCATTATTGGCCTACGGATGGTCGGTCCAGCCGATGTTAACCCCTAA